In a genomic window of Limibacter armeniacum:
- a CDS encoding RNA polymerase sigma-70 factor: MQQEDLNKYWQFAKSGDEKAFQHIYIVLYAKLKKFSISLGVYPEDAEDLVADVFLNLWKNRAQITLDGQLQSYCLRAVKNASLNLKNSARQRYLSHDSPKLENEHWQPASENTQETLNANELSETIERLLEQMPPMRKKIFMMSREAGLSYKEIAEVLDISKKTVENHIGIALSYLKEHLYNNKSKNSA, encoded by the coding sequence ATGCAACAAGAGGATTTAAATAAGTATTGGCAATTTGCTAAGAGTGGGGACGAAAAAGCTTTTCAGCATATTTATATCGTTCTCTATGCTAAACTCAAAAAGTTCAGCATCAGCCTTGGTGTATATCCTGAGGATGCTGAAGACCTTGTTGCGGATGTATTTCTCAACCTTTGGAAGAATAGAGCGCAAATAACGCTAGATGGACAATTGCAATCCTATTGTTTAAGGGCTGTTAAAAATGCCTCTCTCAACCTTAAAAATTCTGCCCGCCAACGGTACCTATCCCATGACAGTCCTAAATTAGAAAATGAACATTGGCAACCTGCTTCAGAGAACACTCAGGAAACACTAAATGCCAATGAGCTATCTGAAACAATAGAAAGACTACTTGAGCAAATGCCTCCTATGCGAAAAAAGATATTCATGATGAGTAGAGAAGCAGGGCTATCTTACAAAGAAATTGCAGAGGTGCTTGATATCTCCAAAAAAACTGTCGAAAACCATATTGGTATTGCTTTATCTTACCTTAAAGAGCACCTATATAATAACAAGAGTAAGAACTCAGCCTAG
- a CDS encoding FecR domain-containing protein, whose amino-acid sequence MNKEERHIWMGKVLAGELNEEENKAFQAWLLEDPARMQEFEQMKNIWGEKIFSEVSQDEVDEASKRLLSKMKAMESETVVYQLPYWKRPQLVAAAAVLVLLSVIGLSQYKGDNIEELYAGIGEQQKITLSDGTVVTLNSESTLYYPNDFESSIREVRLEGEALFEVSENPHKPFVVKAAGLEVQVLGTVFNVDAYHDNINQTVELLSGKIALKNSNAGEEAIVLNPGDLYTYNNREKNEQLEHNYNGFTTDWLRGELNFNKKSLEEVVLVLQREYPIEIILENREAKGKKLTASFQHSQPAEEIISLLAVLTGHTLERKGNTYFLK is encoded by the coding sequence ATGAATAAAGAAGAAAGACATATTTGGATGGGCAAAGTGCTTGCCGGTGAACTTAACGAGGAAGAAAACAAAGCTTTTCAAGCTTGGCTATTGGAAGACCCGGCTCGTATGCAGGAGTTTGAGCAGATGAAAAACATATGGGGTGAAAAGATATTTTCGGAAGTTTCACAGGATGAAGTTGATGAGGCAAGTAAAAGGTTACTTTCAAAAATGAAAGCGATGGAGTCGGAAACGGTTGTTTATCAGCTGCCTTATTGGAAAAGACCTCAACTTGTTGCCGCAGCCGCAGTATTGGTACTACTATCTGTTATAGGCTTATCTCAATATAAAGGTGACAATATTGAAGAGTTGTATGCAGGTATTGGAGAACAGCAAAAAATAACGCTTTCAGATGGGACAGTTGTCACTCTTAATTCAGAGAGTACACTTTATTATCCGAATGATTTTGAAAGTAGTATAAGGGAAGTAAGGTTGGAAGGAGAAGCGCTTTTTGAAGTCTCAGAGAATCCACACAAACCGTTTGTCGTGAAAGCGGCTGGTTTAGAGGTACAGGTGTTGGGTACGGTATTTAATGTTGATGCCTATCATGACAATATTAACCAGACTGTAGAGCTCTTGAGTGGTAAAATTGCTTTGAAAAACAGTAATGCCGGCGAAGAAGCAATCGTATTGAATCCTGGAGATCTTTACACTTACAATAACCGAGAAAAGAATGAGCAGTTGGAACATAATTATAATGGGTTTACAACGGATTGGCTCAGGGGAGAACTGAATTTTAACAAAAAGTCATTGGAAGAGGTCGTCTTGGTTTTACAGAGAGAGTACCCAATTGAAATAATATTGGAAAATAGGGAAGCAAAGGGTAAAAAACTGACAGCTTCGTTTCAGCATAGTCAACCTGCTGAAGAAATCATTAGCCTACTGGCTGTCTTGACAGGTCATACATTAGAGAGGAAAGGAAACACCTATTTCTTAAAATAA
- a CDS encoding S8 family serine peptidase translates to MILQLYSISVALAQVYTTERIIVKIKPEVDSNNWQTFIASNASHPQSRSICKPLTFNAENQVYTIDGLTSSFCQELYQSGMVDYIEMDHWGTVTASHEAMLPNDPGFSDQWYLHNDGNSALYPVKAGADINVEEAWEYTQGDTSVVVAILDTGINPSNPDFEGRIWQNKKELPNGLDDDGNGLVDDIWGWDFHNNDNEPTDNSGHGSMVAGIIGANGNNGQGFSGIDWHCKLMICQVIDSKEGGFYSNWIRGIYYAVENEADIINLSVAGNTDSKALEEAIRYAVSRGVLVVSSMGNDNVETPAYPSAYSEVLAVGATNPDDTRSIAFSGDLTKGSNYGTHLDIMAPGNYIRGLNHTDDLLPVKVWSGTSMAAPMVSGAAALLKAYYPNLTPQEIMAFIKHTAVDQVGNPAEDQKGRDNYYGYGRLDAGKLLKAVDNKLKLPIEGLTVAPNPVSDLMTFSLRLDSESPLMWQLIDMEGRKLRSGETVASAVFSKQLSLQGLVSGIYILKVSTIRKTYYCKLLRK, encoded by the coding sequence ATGATACTGCAATTGTACAGCATCTCAGTAGCTTTAGCACAAGTTTATACGACAGAAAGGATAATTGTCAAGATTAAGCCTGAAGTGGATAGTAACAATTGGCAGACTTTTATTGCTTCAAATGCATCACACCCTCAGTCAAGATCAATATGTAAACCACTTACTTTTAATGCTGAAAACCAGGTCTACACTATTGATGGGCTTACATCATCCTTCTGTCAGGAATTGTATCAAAGTGGGATGGTTGATTATATAGAAATGGATCACTGGGGAACGGTAACTGCTTCACATGAAGCTATGTTACCTAATGATCCAGGCTTTTCAGATCAATGGTATTTACATAACGATGGTAACTCGGCGTTATATCCGGTAAAAGCAGGTGCAGACATCAATGTAGAGGAAGCTTGGGAATATACACAGGGAGATACCAGTGTAGTAGTAGCAATTTTGGACACTGGAATCAATCCAAGCAATCCTGATTTTGAGGGGCGAATATGGCAAAATAAGAAAGAGCTCCCCAACGGATTGGATGATGATGGTAATGGACTGGTAGATGATATTTGGGGTTGGGACTTCCATAATAATGATAATGAACCAACAGACAACAGTGGGCATGGTTCTATGGTAGCAGGGATTATAGGAGCTAATGGCAATAACGGTCAAGGGTTTTCGGGAATAGATTGGCATTGTAAGCTGATGATATGCCAAGTAATAGACAGCAAGGAAGGGGGTTTTTATAGCAACTGGATTAGAGGCATCTATTATGCTGTAGAGAATGAAGCAGATATCATTAACCTTTCTGTAGCGGGAAATACTGACTCAAAAGCATTGGAAGAAGCAATCCGCTATGCTGTATCACGAGGGGTACTGGTTGTTTCGAGTATGGGGAACGATAATGTAGAAACTCCTGCTTACCCTTCAGCCTATTCAGAGGTATTGGCTGTAGGTGCCACAAACCCCGATGATACTCGAAGTATCGCTTTCAGTGGTGACTTGACAAAAGGAAGCAACTATGGTACGCACCTAGATATAATGGCACCAGGTAACTATATCAGAGGGTTGAACCATACGGATGACCTATTGCCTGTAAAAGTCTGGAGCGGTACCTCTATGGCTGCACCTATGGTATCAGGAGCAGCAGCACTGCTGAAGGCGTATTATCCTAACCTGACCCCTCAGGAAATTATGGCCTTTATCAAGCATACGGCTGTGGATCAGGTAGGTAACCCGGCAGAGGACCAGAAAGGTCGAGACAACTATTATGGATATGGTAGATTGGATGCAGGTAAGCTTCTGAAAGCAGTCGATAACAAGTTAAAGTTACCGATAGAAGGGCTAACCGTTGCGCCTAACCCAGTCAGTGACCTGATGACCTTTAGTTTGCGATTAGATAGTGAGTCGCCTTTAATGTGGCAACTAATTGATATGGAGGGTAGAAAGCTACGTTCAGGAGAGACTGTTGCGAGCGCTGTCTTCAGTAAACAGCTGAGCCTTCAGGGACTGGTATCAGGTATTTATATATTGAAAGTCAGTACCATTAGGAAGACATATTATTGTAAGTTGTTGAGGAAATGA
- a CDS encoding bifunctional 4-hydroxy-2-oxoglutarate aldolase/2-dehydro-3-deoxy-phosphogluconate aldolase, with the protein MANFSRIEVVTKMYETGIVPVFYHPDPAICISILKVCYHAGIRVFEFTNRGDFAHKTFEELVRFAAIELPEMVLGIGSIVDPATAALYLQLGANFIVSPIMNPEVAKVCNRRKVAWVPGCGTLTEISEAESIGAEVVKIFPAEQVGGLKFIKAVKGPCPWSSIMPTGGVEPNKEVVTHWLNKGAHCVGIGSSLFSQDNEGDFNLIQIENQLMALTEAVTAMNRTLIRHSNRSVVIG; encoded by the coding sequence ATGGCGAATTTTAGCCGGATTGAAGTGGTTACTAAGATGTATGAAACAGGTATAGTACCTGTATTTTACCACCCTGACCCCGCTATCTGTATTTCAATTCTCAAAGTCTGCTACCATGCAGGAATTCGTGTTTTTGAATTTACAAACCGAGGAGATTTTGCCCACAAAACCTTCGAGGAACTAGTCCGTTTTGCAGCTATTGAGTTGCCTGAAATGGTATTGGGGATTGGTTCAATTGTCGATCCAGCCACTGCTGCTTTATATCTTCAGCTTGGAGCAAACTTTATTGTTTCTCCAATTATGAACCCTGAGGTAGCGAAGGTATGTAACAGGCGGAAAGTAGCCTGGGTTCCAGGGTGTGGAACACTCACCGAAATTTCGGAAGCAGAATCTATAGGAGCGGAAGTGGTCAAGATATTTCCTGCTGAACAGGTAGGAGGATTAAAGTTTATAAAGGCAGTGAAGGGGCCATGCCCTTGGAGCAGTATTATGCCTACAGGAGGAGTGGAGCCAAATAAGGAAGTGGTGACACACTGGCTTAATAAAGGCGCTCACTGTGTTGGAATTGGCTCCAGTCTTTTTTCGCAAGATAATGAAGGGGACTTTAATCTTATCCAGATTGAAAACCAGCTTATGGCACTTACAGAGGCAGTGACGGCCATGAATAGAACACTAATCAGACATTCAAATAGAAGTGTTGTGATTGGATAA
- a CDS encoding SusC/RagA family TonB-linked outer membrane protein, which produces MRFITRTARALGVLMLSAGLPFVHASATNLTSIDIYQEAEIGKNSLKSILDKLKAKFQVNFAYMEEVNDQVLVQMPESNDLTQVLESLSSQTGYSFQLMGKSVLITLSKSGDESKKIIPVKGQVTDENGEAIIGAAVKVKGTNTGTITDISGNFELGVPSQSAILIVSFVGYQAKEVKIGNQTSFAIQLKEDAKQLEEVVVIGYGKQSKTRVTGAISSVKSEDLSKYTAGSFDQQLVGKMSGVMVSENAAAPGQDAQIVIRGTSTLTAGTNPLIVVDGMPLSEGTSLNDIPASSIASVDVLKDAASAAIYGSRASNGVILITTKKGSKGRAQLSFDYYTGIQQSAGGIEFANAYESARYFTHARDYGYVSKDPANRSEIDDVATRKANGASKREFRLNYLEPYLNGEEGLTDTNWSDELLRSAPVSNYSLSLNGGNDKTDYFANVSYFDQEGIVLTSGQQRYNANVSLRSKLSDRVEFGVNLNAAYTKVNDLKVGGFDEDPINMLWATYPFFSPYNEDGSLNIGAQHQANGPEDGALLENPVAMLENTKRVENRFRTFGNAYMQLELLKNLVYKTSVGTDFSSNHYDYFSPNTIGAYRQPFPNKQAKSWEKNSHYFNYLFEHIMTYANSFGDHDINLMAGATMQREDGVSTSVSGTGIADNNIDNIAGASSFGVTSDRYAWTQISYLARVQYYYKNRYQLSVAARRDGSSRFGDNTKWAVFPSISGGWIISEETFFPKQDFLTYLKLRANWGMTGNNQIGSYGSKALVTSSDYVMNGTLQPGFAATTAPNPNLSWETNTSSNFGFDVQLLSKVNFSVNYYQSTTTDLLLSVPVPEHSGYSKSLQNVGSMRNKGFELELNAVELNAGEFTFGFNANLTTNQNEILSLAPGQEQILTGYNSSFLTEVGGPLAQMIGYKVTGVYKDQESIEATPHLKGTIPGDYMVEDVNGDGIINADDKVALGTYEPKLFYGFGANMSYRNFDLSFAFNGIEGRKIFDQPVMQANTGEGFAVPTKDYVNNYYHPEFNPDGKYAQPNMGNFSSARKNTRGNSMDVLDADYLRLRNIQLAYKLPEAVLTKLNLSAARVYVAANNPLTFTKYAGANPDGKVTANLEQGSVNAIPHPVVKSYMVGMNLTF; this is translated from the coding sequence ATGCGCTTTATTACTAGAACAGCAAGAGCCTTAGGGGTCTTGATGCTTTCGGCTGGACTTCCTTTTGTCCATGCCTCAGCAACGAATCTTACGTCTATTGATATTTATCAGGAGGCAGAAATTGGTAAAAACTCTCTTAAGAGCATATTGGACAAGCTGAAAGCCAAGTTTCAGGTGAATTTTGCTTATATGGAAGAGGTCAACGATCAGGTATTAGTTCAAATGCCAGAAAGTAATGACCTTACACAAGTATTGGAGAGCCTATCATCCCAAACAGGGTACAGTTTTCAGTTAATGGGTAAATCTGTGCTTATAACATTGAGTAAATCAGGAGATGAGTCCAAAAAAATAATTCCTGTTAAGGGGCAAGTGACAGACGAAAATGGTGAAGCCATTATTGGAGCGGCAGTAAAGGTAAAAGGCACTAATACAGGAACCATTACTGATATATCTGGTAACTTTGAATTGGGAGTGCCTTCACAAAGTGCAATATTAATAGTTTCTTTTGTTGGATATCAGGCAAAGGAAGTAAAGATAGGTAACCAAACCTCTTTTGCAATCCAGTTAAAGGAAGATGCCAAGCAACTTGAAGAAGTAGTGGTTATTGGGTATGGCAAGCAATCCAAGACACGAGTGACAGGAGCGATCTCAAGCGTAAAGTCAGAAGACTTGAGCAAGTATACAGCAGGTAGTTTTGACCAGCAGCTAGTAGGTAAGATGTCAGGGGTAATGGTCAGCGAGAATGCAGCAGCTCCGGGACAGGATGCCCAGATTGTAATTCGAGGTACTTCTACTTTGACAGCTGGAACAAATCCATTGATTGTAGTCGATGGTATGCCGCTTTCAGAAGGAACATCACTTAACGATATTCCAGCAAGTTCAATAGCCTCAGTAGATGTATTGAAGGATGCTGCCTCTGCAGCAATCTATGGATCAAGAGCCTCAAATGGTGTGATCTTGATTACAACCAAAAAGGGAAGTAAGGGAAGAGCTCAACTCTCATTCGATTATTATACAGGCATTCAGCAAAGTGCAGGTGGAATTGAGTTTGCAAACGCCTATGAATCTGCCAGATATTTTACTCACGCCCGTGATTATGGTTATGTGTCAAAAGACCCAGCAAATAGAAGTGAAATAGACGATGTAGCTACTAGAAAAGCGAATGGAGCTTCCAAACGTGAATTTCGTTTGAATTACCTGGAACCTTATCTAAATGGAGAAGAAGGCTTGACAGATACCAATTGGTCAGATGAGCTTCTTCGTTCAGCACCAGTAAGCAATTACAGTCTTTCTTTGAATGGCGGAAATGATAAAACGGATTACTTCGCGAATGTTTCCTACTTTGATCAGGAAGGAATTGTGTTGACTTCGGGGCAGCAACGATATAATGCCAACGTGAGTCTGAGATCAAAGTTGAGTGATCGTGTAGAGTTTGGAGTCAACTTGAATGCTGCCTATACAAAAGTCAATGACTTGAAAGTAGGAGGCTTTGATGAAGATCCGATCAATATGCTTTGGGCTACTTATCCTTTTTTCAGTCCTTACAATGAGGATGGATCACTGAATATTGGAGCACAACATCAAGCCAATGGACCAGAGGATGGAGCATTACTGGAAAACCCAGTAGCGATGTTGGAAAACACCAAACGAGTAGAGAACAGGTTCAGAACTTTTGGAAATGCCTATATGCAATTGGAGTTGCTGAAAAACCTAGTCTATAAAACTTCAGTGGGTACTGATTTCAGCAGTAACCATTATGACTACTTCTCTCCGAATACAATTGGTGCGTACCGTCAGCCATTCCCTAACAAACAAGCAAAGTCGTGGGAAAAGAACAGCCATTATTTTAACTACTTGTTTGAGCATATCATGACTTATGCTAATTCATTTGGGGATCATGATATCAACTTGATGGCAGGTGCTACCATGCAGCGTGAAGATGGGGTGAGTACATCAGTATCAGGAACTGGTATTGCTGATAACAATATCGATAACATTGCGGGAGCTTCCTCATTTGGGGTAACCTCAGATAGGTATGCATGGACACAGATATCTTACCTAGCGCGTGTACAGTACTATTATAAAAACAGGTATCAGCTATCTGTAGCAGCCAGACGCGATGGCTCATCAAGATTTGGTGATAACACCAAGTGGGCAGTATTCCCATCAATCTCTGGAGGTTGGATTATTTCAGAAGAAACGTTTTTCCCTAAGCAGGATTTTCTGACGTATCTTAAGTTAAGAGCGAACTGGGGTATGACAGGTAACAACCAGATTGGTTCGTATGGCTCTAAGGCGTTGGTGACTTCTTCGGACTATGTGATGAATGGAACCTTGCAACCAGGTTTTGCAGCAACGACAGCACCTAATCCCAACTTGTCATGGGAAACCAATACCTCTTCTAATTTTGGATTCGATGTACAATTGTTGAGTAAGGTAAACTTCTCAGTCAATTATTACCAGTCTACTACGACAGACCTGCTATTGAGTGTGCCTGTTCCTGAGCATTCAGGCTATAGTAAGTCACTTCAGAATGTGGGTTCTATGAGAAACAAAGGATTTGAGTTGGAACTGAATGCTGTAGAACTGAATGCAGGTGAGTTCACTTTCGGTTTTAATGCCAACCTGACGACCAACCAGAACGAAATCCTTTCATTGGCACCTGGTCAGGAGCAGATCCTGACAGGTTATAACAGTTCTTTCCTTACAGAAGTTGGAGGGCCACTGGCACAGATGATTGGTTACAAAGTGACTGGAGTTTATAAGGATCAGGAGAGCATTGAGGCTACTCCTCACCTAAAAGGGACTATCCCAGGAGATTATATGGTAGAAGATGTTAATGGTGATGGCATCATCAATGCCGATGATAAGGTAGCGCTAGGTACATATGAGCCTAAACTTTTCTATGGTTTTGGTGCCAATATGAGTTACCGCAATTTTGACCTTTCCTTTGCATTCAACGGGATTGAGGGTAGAAAAATCTTTGACCAACCTGTGATGCAAGCCAATACAGGAGAAGGATTTGCAGTGCCTACTAAAGACTATGTCAATAACTACTACCACCCTGAGTTTAATCCGGATGGTAAGTATGCACAGCCTAACATGGGTAACTTCTCTTCTGCCAGAAAGAACACAAGAGGCAATAGTATGGATGTACTTGATGCCGATTACTTGAGACTCCGAAACATTCAGTTGGCATACAAGCTACCAGAAGCAGTACTGACGAAATTGAATCTATCAGCAGCTAGAGTATATGTAGCTGCTAATAACCCACTGACCTTTACAAAATATGCTGGTGCAAACCCAGATGGAAAAGTAACGGCAAACCTTGAACAAGGTAGTGTAAATGCCATTCCTCACCCAGTGGTAAAATCTTATATGGTAGGTATGAACCTAACTTTCTAA
- a CDS encoding glycerophosphodiester phosphodiesterase family protein, with amino-acid sequence MFKEIYKSKYWAVLLLTTVLGTACQQTESQNKKAQVTVQEAGVAKGNTRAEKILYRIQNPSKDYVLAVAHRGDWRYAPENSLLAIQHCIDLGIDIVEVDFRKTKDGHLVAMHDKTVDRTTNGKGKVSDMTLEEIKALRLKNSCGVRNSRQQVPTLKEVMVLCKGKIMVNLDKTEGETVREAFEVLKETGTVNQAIFKGNDPVAFMKEKYGSLMDSLIYFPKVWPHLENPEQFVTDFNQELSPIGYEMIFDQENSFVTEEIKRMNKQGITVLNCALWDDLVAGHTDERVLFDGPDASWGWLIDNGANAIMTDRCEELLSYLEKRGVRNL; translated from the coding sequence ATGTTCAAAGAAATATATAAATCGAAATATTGGGCTGTTTTATTGTTGACAACTGTATTGGGTACCGCTTGTCAGCAAACAGAATCTCAAAACAAAAAGGCACAGGTAACAGTACAGGAAGCTGGTGTAGCTAAAGGGAACACGAGAGCGGAGAAAATTCTTTATCGAATTCAAAACCCATCCAAGGATTATGTATTGGCAGTAGCCCATAGAGGAGATTGGCGCTATGCTCCTGAGAACAGCCTTTTGGCAATCCAGCATTGTATTGATCTGGGAATTGATATTGTTGAGGTTGATTTTAGAAAAACGAAGGATGGACATCTGGTAGCAATGCATGACAAAACTGTAGATCGTACCACTAATGGAAAGGGTAAGGTAAGCGACATGACACTAGAAGAGATCAAGGCATTGAGATTGAAAAATAGCTGTGGTGTTCGAAACTCTCGTCAGCAGGTGCCAACCCTTAAAGAGGTGATGGTACTTTGCAAAGGCAAAATCATGGTCAACCTGGACAAAACGGAAGGAGAAACGGTAAGGGAAGCTTTCGAGGTGCTGAAAGAAACAGGAACTGTCAATCAGGCTATATTTAAGGGAAATGATCCTGTCGCTTTTATGAAAGAGAAGTATGGTTCCCTGATGGATAGTCTTATATACTTCCCGAAGGTTTGGCCACACCTTGAAAACCCTGAACAGTTTGTTACTGATTTCAATCAGGAGCTTAGCCCAATCGGCTATGAGATGATCTTTGATCAGGAAAACAGCTTTGTGACAGAAGAGATCAAGCGAATGAACAAACAAGGCATTACAGTCTTGAATTGTGCACTTTGGGATGACCTAGTAGCAGGACATACTGATGAGCGTGTGTTGTTTGATGGTCCTGATGCTTCTTGGGGCTGGCTGATTGACAATGGCGCCAATGCAATCATGACTGATCGATGTGAAGAATTACTCTCTTATTTAGAGAAGAGAGGTGTAAGAAACCTTTAA
- a CDS encoding RagB/SusD family nutrient uptake outer membrane protein, with translation MKKLYRIFIVILAASLAACDFDLNQSPITEKESSNFFKSEIEIEEAVYGVYGALRSNGVYELGIPVIGEISSDNTFDEVPANDGGNYGELDEFTVIPSNSVIASIWKDSYVAIQRANVVLNRIGDIPFKDEYVKQNRIGEMKFLRGLLYFNLVRIYGDVPLIIEETTDVNAAFGVERAAVSEVYNQIIQDLKAAIEVLPLDGGADGRAEKGAAQALLAKVHLTLKDYANAKQLLDQVQSSGQYGLLESGNDIFAIANKGNREVMFAVKFESGINGNSMGSSIFRMCTPSGYYASGKGHNIPTEQLYSLYEDGDLRKESYVKHVEGIYYVSGKMDAPTTVPDDAGNDFVVLRFADVLLMSAEVENELGNTALAAEMLNKVRQRSGASEVLADGQVTLRSTIAAERQMELVGEGHRWFDLLRTGQAIEVMNKHFAERGQNIVVDQDNLLMPIPQSQIDADPVLNQNPGY, from the coding sequence ATGAAAAAACTATATAGAATATTCATCGTGATATTGGCAGCTAGTCTGGCAGCATGTGATTTTGACTTGAACCAAAGTCCGATAACGGAGAAAGAAAGTTCTAATTTCTTCAAGAGTGAAATTGAAATAGAAGAGGCTGTCTATGGCGTATATGGAGCCTTAAGAAGCAACGGTGTATACGAACTTGGGATTCCTGTCATAGGGGAAATTTCTTCTGACAACACTTTTGATGAAGTACCTGCGAATGATGGGGGTAATTACGGAGAGCTTGATGAGTTTACAGTGATTCCTTCTAACTCTGTGATTGCAAGCATTTGGAAAGACTCATACGTTGCAATACAACGAGCCAATGTAGTACTAAATCGCATTGGGGATATCCCTTTTAAAGATGAGTATGTCAAGCAGAACAGGATTGGCGAGATGAAATTTCTGAGAGGGTTGCTTTATTTCAACCTTGTCAGAATATATGGGGATGTGCCATTGATCATTGAAGAAACAACTGATGTAAATGCGGCCTTTGGTGTAGAGAGAGCCGCTGTATCAGAAGTTTACAATCAAATCATTCAAGATTTGAAAGCAGCAATAGAAGTATTGCCGTTGGATGGTGGCGCTGATGGCCGAGCTGAGAAAGGAGCTGCACAGGCATTGTTGGCAAAAGTTCACCTTACATTGAAGGATTACGCTAACGCTAAACAATTACTGGATCAAGTGCAATCCTCAGGACAGTATGGGTTGCTGGAAAGTGGCAATGATATTTTTGCCATTGCAAACAAAGGCAACCGTGAAGTGATGTTTGCGGTAAAATTTGAATCTGGCATTAACGGAAACTCAATGGGCAGCTCTATCTTCAGAATGTGTACACCTTCTGGTTATTACGCATCTGGAAAAGGACATAATATCCCAACGGAACAACTCTATAGCCTTTATGAGGATGGTGATTTGAGAAAAGAGTCCTATGTCAAGCATGTAGAAGGTATTTATTATGTGTCTGGTAAGATGGATGCACCTACCACAGTACCGGATGATGCCGGCAATGACTTTGTTGTGTTGAGATTCGCAGATGTACTGCTAATGTCTGCCGAAGTGGAAAACGAGTTGGGAAATACAGCTTTAGCTGCGGAAATGCTGAACAAGGTACGTCAGCGTTCAGGAGCTTCAGAAGTGTTGGCTGATGGGCAGGTTACACTTAGAAGTACCATTGCAGCGGAACGTCAAATGGAATTGGTAGGAGAAGGTCACCGCTGGTTTGATCTGCTTAGAACAGGTCAGGCTATAGAAGTGATGAATAAGCACTTTGCAGAGAGAGGACAGAATATTGTGGTGGACCAAGATAACTTACTGATGCCAATTCCTCAGTCACAAATTGACGCAGACCCTGTGTTAAACCAGAACCCGGGCTATTAA
- a CDS encoding sugar kinase has product MELNKSDIICFGELLLRLSPPGHQLIRQAKTYEANYGGAEANVAASLACLGHKSRFVSRLPTNAIGLAAKSQLAAYGVDTDYIISGGERVGTYFLETGTMHRNSSVIYDRAFSGMATIEKGMINWEDIFQHSQWFHWSGITAGLSATAAEVCMEAIATAKKMGIVVSCDLNYRSKLWQYGKSPASIMPELVSMSDLVLGGKDDARIMLGVEFGKTDDYADTPVRIKEHFPDVKWVATSLRKSYSASHNSIAGVLSDGDKVYRSMVYDMPVMVDRVGGGDAFMAGLIHGMLTYSENYQYIIDFAAAASCLKHTIPGDINLAGLQEIEQLCKGHHDAGRIAR; this is encoded by the coding sequence ATGGAGCTAAATAAAAGTGATATCATTTGTTTTGGGGAATTATTGCTTCGGCTGTCTCCACCAGGTCATCAGTTGATAAGGCAAGCCAAAACTTATGAAGCCAACTATGGTGGGGCTGAAGCCAATGTAGCTGCTTCTCTTGCCTGTTTGGGGCACAAGTCACGTTTTGTTTCCAGACTGCCAACTAATGCTATAGGTCTTGCAGCCAAATCGCAGTTGGCTGCTTATGGTGTAGATACTGACTATATAATCAGTGGTGGCGAACGGGTCGGTACTTATTTTTTGGAGACAGGAACCATGCACCGTAATTCATCCGTCATCTATGACAGGGCATTCTCAGGAATGGCGACAATAGAAAAGGGAATGATCAATTGGGAGGATATATTTCAGCATAGTCAGTGGTTTCATTGGTCTGGAATTACAGCGGGACTATCAGCCACTGCGGCAGAAGTATGTATGGAAGCCATTGCTACAGCTAAAAAAATGGGAATCGTTGTTTCATGTGACCTGAATTACAGGAGTAAGCTTTGGCAATATGGAAAGTCTCCAGCTTCCATTATGCCCGAATTGGTATCCATGTCTGATCTCGTGCTTGGAGGCAAGGACGATGCTCGAATTATGTTGGGGGTTGAGTTTGGGAAAACAGATGACTATGCGGATACCCCTGTACGGATCAAGGAGCATTTTCCTGACGTAAAATGGGTGGCTACAAGTCTGCGGAAATCCTATTCAGCTTCTCATAACAGTATTGCTGGCGTCCTGTCAGATGGTGATAAAGTATATCGGTCAATGGTATATGACATGCCCGTAATGGTTGACCGTGTTGGAGGTGGAGATGCTTTTATGGCTGGCCTGATTCATGGCATGCTTACCTACTCAGAAAACTACCAGTATATCATAGACTTTGCAGCAGCAGCTTCTTGCTTGAAACACACGATACCAGGAGATATCAATCTGGCGGGATTACAAGAGATAGAACAGCTTTGCAAAGGCCATCATGATGCAGGACGAATAGCTCGTTAA